DNA sequence from the Cohnella herbarum genome:
CCATTCCCCACGCGATAACGGAATCCGCCAAGATCGACGGAGCGGGAGACTTTAGAATTTTCATTCGCCTGATTCTACCGATGACGACTCCCGCGCTCGCGACGATCGGATTGTTCATCGCGATCGGTTATTGGAACGAATGGTACCATTCCATGCTGTTCCTATCGCCGGATATGCAATACCGCCCGTTGCAACTGTTCCTGTATACGGTCATTACGAGCGCCGATTTCATTAGGAGTTCCTCGGCCGCTTCGAACGTAGAGCTGCGGGATTTGCCATTAGAGTCCATGAAGATGGCGACGGCGGTCGTAGCTACGGGACCGGTAATTCTTTTCTACCCGTTCGTCCAAAGATACTTTATTAAAGGCATTACGGTCGGTGCCGTTAAAGGCTGAACCGCGCAGATGCGGTGTTAATGACCGAACTCCGGTCTTCTCACATAGTCGTCCATCCATTTTATTCGATTGGGGAGGGTATTGCGTATGAAGAAATTCAAGAGGATTTCCGTTCTGCTGCTCGCGATGGTGCTCGTTATCGGTCTTGCGGCATGTTCAGGGAACAAGAAGGCTAACGTCGGCGGCAATGCGGCTAATTCGGAGAGCAAGAAGCCTTCGGCCGAAGCCGGAGCCATCGATACTTCCGAATTCGTGAAGATCAGCTACGTCATTCTCGGAGATAAACCGAAGAACGGACAATTCGACGCGGCGCTGAAAGAAGTCAACAAGATCATGAAGGAGAAGATCAACGCGGAGCTGGAATGGAAATGGGTAGAGTGGGCCGATTGGCAGACGAAATACAACCTCCTGCTAGCCTCCGGGGAAGCGATAGACTTGATTACGATCGGGACCGACTGGCTCGATACTTGGGGGAACGCGCAGCGGGGCGCCTTCAAAAACCTTGACGATCTGCTGCCGAAGTACGCGCCGCAAACCTGGGAGTCTATCCCGCCGGAAAATTGGGCCCAGAGCAAATACGACGGTAAAATCGTTCTCATTCCGGAGGACGCTTATACCCAATGGGTCAACCATGGCTTCTTCTATCGAGGGGACTGGGCGAAGGAGGCAGGCATAACCGATCCGATCAAGGATTGGGATGGAATGGAGAAATACATGCAGTTCGTGAAGGACAACAAGCAAGGCGTTATTCCTTGGGATTCTCAAGGCGGAACGAGCACGTTCGGCGGTTGGGTCCAATCTTATACGGGAAATTTGGAGCTACCGCTCTCCACGGGGTATTTGCCGGTGTTCGCTTCGAAAAGCGAAGACGAGAAATATACGGTCGTGAGTCCGGTATTCGAAGACACGATGATCAACTTCGCCGCGAAAATGAAAAGCTGGGCGGATAAAGGGTTCTGGCGCGAGGACGTATTGAATTACAAGGGAGACACGCGTACGTTGCTGAAAGGCGGATTAACCGGCGTCGATCAGCATCATACCCAGACGTTCGCAACTTTACGCGTAGATATGGATCGCGAACAACCGGGATCGGAGCTGCAGATGTATCCGTTCTCCAGAACGAGCGGCAACTTGCCCGAGCTATCGATTACGCACGGCGGCACGTCGCTGGGCGCTCATAGCAAGAACCCCGAACGGGCGCTTATGGCGTACGATCTCATCCGCAACGACGAGAAGGTATACCGTCTGCTCAACTATGGAATAGAAGGCGTTCAATACGAGATCAAGGACGGCAAGCGGGTTCGTCCGGCCAGCTATGATCCGAAGCAGCACGAGTTTTACTCCGACTTCTGGGGCGGGCGCGTGGATAAGCTGGAAATCCCGAGCGATACGACATGGGATCAAGTGGAAGAGACCTTGTATGCCGAGTACGACAAAATCAAGAAAACGTACGCGTACGGTCAGTTCGTCTTTGATAAAACGCCGATCGAAGCCGAGTTCGCGGCTATTTCCCAGGTGACCGGAGAGATGGGGCCGGCGATCACTTACGGCAAAGCCGGAGATCCGGTCAAAGCCGTCGAGGCTTTCCGCGCCAAGCTGAAGGCCGCCGGTTACGACAAAATCATGGCGGAACTCCAGAAGCAACTGGATGCTTATAAGAAGCTGATCGAAGGATAATCGGACGGGATTGGCGCGAGGCGCCGCAAACTGCTGTCTCCATCGGGGGCGGCAGTTTGCGCTTCCGCTGAAGCAAGGAACGCAATATGATATAATTAATGTAAGCGCTTCAATTTGAGGGCATGGGTGGTGGAGGACATGAGAGACCGAATCCGGAAGCTACTGTGCGTCTGTGCGATAGGTTCCATGGCGATCGGAATCGCGGGTTGCGGTTGGGTGGCGGATCAGCTGGACGGACGCGGTACTCCCGATCAAGCTCAAGTCCGCGAAACGCCGGTCAAGTTAGTGTGGTATCACCATTTTCGCGAAGAGGGCGCCCGGAAATGGCTGGAAATCGGAACGAGACGATTTACGGAGTCGCATCCTAACGTAACGTTCGAGATTATTGCCACGGATGGCAATACCTATATGAGCGCGCTTCATAATCTGGCCGCGGTAGAGAGAATGCCGGATATCTATATGGTCGACAGCATTCAGGCGCAGCAAGAATTCATAGAAGCCGGTTATGCTATGGATCTGACGGGAAAACCGTTAGTCGAGGGATTGAATAAGGAAGATTTAAGAGGCGTTCGAACGCGGGACGGCAAAATATGGGCTTTGCCTTTAGACCGAAACGGAATCGGCGTGTTCTACAACAAAAGGGCGTTCGCCAAAGCGAACATCCGCAACGTTCCCGAAACTTGGAGCGAATTCATTGCCGTATGCAGAAAACTGCAACAAGCGGGAATTCAGCCGATTGCGGCAGGTTACAAAGATATATGGACGTTAACGGCGGACATTCAGCCGGATGTCGTAGCAAGCGGCGTACAGGATCCGACTTGGATTCAGGATATCGAAGCGGGAAGATCATCTTACGCCGATGATAGAGGCGGTCTCAAAGGAGTGTTGAGGCGGCTAGCGGAGAGGTTTGCGTATGTGGGAGACGATCCGTTTAGCACGGGGTGGACCGATGCGCTAGGCATGCTTGCATCCGGTCAAGCCGCGATGATCCTGAACGGTACTTGGACGATAGACGGAGTACGTTCTTACAACCCGGATGCGGAGATCGGTTTATTCGCTTTTCCGCCTTCCGAAGATCCGACGGACGCCAAATTCGCGATGAAGTCGACCGGCGGAATCGTGTTGAATCCGAAATCGCGACATTCCGATATCGCCTTGGAGGTAGCGAAGTTTTTCTCGACCCCGGAGATGGCGGCGGTCTACCAAGATAAGAAGAAAGGGATATCCATAATGGCCGATTCTCCCATCGACTTCGATCCTGCATACGTAGAATTGGATCAACGCTACTTAAAGCCGGGCAAGACGTTCGATTATTCGATCTTCTATCCGGAGATCGTCAACCAGGAGCTTCTCGTCGCTTATCAGAACGAGTTAACTTTGTTTCTCTACGACCCGGAGCATGACGTGGACAAATGCATTCGGGCGTTGGACGAGGCCTTCAACCGCGTTCGTCCTTTGAAGAAGTGACGATGGAAGAGAGGGGCGGAGCTATGCGTATACCGGAACGGTTTCATTTGATGAGGCGAATGAAAGATTTTCGGATCCGCACTAAAATTCTCTTATCCAATATTTTTATTATTTTGCTCCTAGCGTTGGCAATCGGCAGCGTGGCGACTCTCGCTTCCCGGCACTATATCGAAGCCAACACGAGAGAGCTTTCGCTTAACGTAATCGACCAGTTTTCCAAGAACGTGGACAACAGGGTCGAAGAGTTCGTGAATGCGACCGTGTTCTTGCTGAACGACAAGCCGCTGTCGCAAATCATATCGGAACGCACCGGAGCACTGACGGATTCCAATTATCCATCGGCATACACGAGGGTGTCGAATCTGCTATTCCAGTACGGCAGCAACAATCCGTACCTGAACGCCATCACGATTCGGAACAACAACGGACGGTTGTTCTGGTGGGAACGCCCTTCTGCCGCGCAAAGAGGGATGAATACGACGGTAGCGAGGCAGATCGCGGACCGTGCGGCGGCGAAACTCGATGCGGCGGACAAAGGAATCGTCTGGTCGGCATCGCTAAGGGGAACGGACGAAGTTGCCCTGACTCGATCCTATATCGATATCAATCAGGTGAATAACGATTTCGGGATCATCGTATTTCATCTCGACCGGGACTATTTCATGAAGCTGCTTTCCGACGGCTCCATTATCCATACCGATAACTTGGTTATTCTGAGCGGGCAAGGCGATCCTCTGATCGCCGGGAAAATCGGGTCGGGGCAATCGGCCCAAGAAGTGCGGGAGCTCGTTGCGAATATCGGGGAAAGACCTGCCTCCGGGGTAGAACGGGTTATGCGCGTAAATGGGGAAAAGGCGTTGTTGACCCAATACCAATCGGTCGATACGGGGTGGAATATATTGTGTTTTATCCCGCTAAACCGATTGCTTGCCGGTACTCGCGTGCTGGAAACGATCATTATCGCCGTGTGTATCCTATTCATTTTCATAGCCGTTATCGTGGCCTTCTGGTTCTCCGTTGGTACGACCCGGGATATTAAGCTGCTCGAGAGAACGATGAGGCGGGTGGAAGACGGGGACTTTAA
Encoded proteins:
- a CDS encoding DUF3502 domain-containing protein is translated as MKKFKRISVLLLAMVLVIGLAACSGNKKANVGGNAANSESKKPSAEAGAIDTSEFVKISYVILGDKPKNGQFDAALKEVNKIMKEKINAELEWKWVEWADWQTKYNLLLASGEAIDLITIGTDWLDTWGNAQRGAFKNLDDLLPKYAPQTWESIPPENWAQSKYDGKIVLIPEDAYTQWVNHGFFYRGDWAKEAGITDPIKDWDGMEKYMQFVKDNKQGVIPWDSQGGTSTFGGWVQSYTGNLELPLSTGYLPVFASKSEDEKYTVVSPVFEDTMINFAAKMKSWADKGFWREDVLNYKGDTRTLLKGGLTGVDQHHTQTFATLRVDMDREQPGSELQMYPFSRTSGNLPELSITHGGTSLGAHSKNPERALMAYDLIRNDEKVYRLLNYGIEGVQYEIKDGKRVRPASYDPKQHEFYSDFWGGRVDKLEIPSDTTWDQVEETLYAEYDKIKKTYAYGQFVFDKTPIEAEFAAISQVTGEMGPAITYGKAGDPVKAVEAFRAKLKAAGYDKIMAELQKQLDAYKKLIEG
- a CDS encoding ABC transporter substrate-binding protein, which encodes MRDRIRKLLCVCAIGSMAIGIAGCGWVADQLDGRGTPDQAQVRETPVKLVWYHHFREEGARKWLEIGTRRFTESHPNVTFEIIATDGNTYMSALHNLAAVERMPDIYMVDSIQAQQEFIEAGYAMDLTGKPLVEGLNKEDLRGVRTRDGKIWALPLDRNGIGVFYNKRAFAKANIRNVPETWSEFIAVCRKLQQAGIQPIAAGYKDIWTLTADIQPDVVASGVQDPTWIQDIEAGRSSYADDRGGLKGVLRRLAERFAYVGDDPFSTGWTDALGMLASGQAAMILNGTWTIDGVRSYNPDAEIGLFAFPPSEDPTDAKFAMKSTGGIVLNPKSRHSDIALEVAKFFSTPEMAAVYQDKKKGISIMADSPIDFDPAYVELDQRYLKPGKTFDYSIFYPEIVNQELLVAYQNELTLFLYDPEHDVDKCIRALDEAFNRVRPLKK
- a CDS encoding sensor histidine kinase, producing the protein MRIPERFHLMRRMKDFRIRTKILLSNIFIILLLALAIGSVATLASRHYIEANTRELSLNVIDQFSKNVDNRVEEFVNATVFLLNDKPLSQIISERTGALTDSNYPSAYTRVSNLLFQYGSNNPYLNAITIRNNNGRLFWWERPSAAQRGMNTTVARQIADRAAAKLDAADKGIVWSASLRGTDEVALTRSYIDINQVNNDFGIIVFHLDRDYFMKLLSDGSIIHTDNLVILSGQGDPLIAGKIGSGQSAQEVRELVANIGERPASGVERVMRVNGEKALLTQYQSVDTGWNILCFIPLNRLLAGTRVLETIIIAVCILFIFIAVIVAFWFSVGTTRDIKLLERTMRRVEDGDFNVKAVPRGRDEIGMLAVRFNMMVSRINELITNVSDERLAKQQAEYSVLLAQINPHFLYNTLGTIRWFSHSRGQSEIERMISALTGLLKSSIRGAGEFHRFSEEMDDVRKYIHIQKIGYGDAFEVEYEADPNAMDGFVPRFIVQPLVENAIMHGLEMSKETGLIRILASAEKGIMRIVVEDNGIGMDPAQVSELLTSDREKRYPGLNSIGVRNVHERIQSFYGDRYGLSFETAKGAGTKAMIHIPYSNRQEEVKRDVV